The genomic interval ACTCGTGCAACAACAGAAGCTTGTTATGCCTTATTGAGAAGAGGTACAGACTTTTTAGCGCAAGAAAATGAGGTTGAAATAAAGATTGGTAGTTATGATTTTAATACTGCAACTTTTGAAGATAGTAAGAAAGAAGCAGGTACCGGATATTTCAAAACAAGTTGGCATGGAAACGATATTAAACCTGATTTGGGTAGTATTTCAGTAAAACCTGCAGCAACAAATTCTTCTACTCAATCACTAATGTGGGGAGCTGTATATTGGAATTACTATGAAGAACTAACTAAAATTACACAATCAGCCTCCCCATTGCAGATTAGTAAAAAATTATTTTGCGAAAAAAATTCTCCAACAGGACCTTTTCTTGAACCCATCACTCCTAATTCTTTAGTAAAACCCGGAGATAAAGTGGTGGTGCGAATTGAAATACGCTCAGACCGAGAAATGGAGTATGTACAATTAAAAGATATGCGAGCCTCAGGATTGGAGCCTATTTCGGTTATTTCCACCTATACTTATCAAGATGGGTTAGGATATTATGTAAGTACGAAAGATGCATCTACAAATTTTTACTTTTCACATATTCCGCGCGGAACACATGTTTTGGAATACACGTTGCGGGCCTCACACAGTGGAAATTTCAGCAATGGAATTAGCAGTATACAATGCGCCTATGCACCTGAATTTACAAGTCATTCAGAAGGAGTGCGAATTGAAATTAAATAAGAGCTAATTATTCAATAGAAGGAACTTTGGCTTCAGTTGATTTAATAAATTTTAAGCCAACTAAAATTTCGTGCGTACCGCTGCTGTAGTTCTTAAGGTTTGAGAAAGTAAAGTCGTGTGCATAGGCAAAAGTAATGTGCTTTTTTATACACAAGCCTATCATTGCACTGTATGCATCAAGACTTCTATATGCTCCTCCCAGCCAAATTAAATCGCGGTATGAAACTTTTAATCCTGCGTCTATTTGTGTAGGAACAGGTTTAAGCACTTTAACCAATACTGATGGTTCAATTGTAAAATCATTGTTCGGACGATATCGATAAGCGCCATTAATAAAATAGTGGTCTTCGAGTTTAGAACCAATACTACTAGTACTACTGTATAAGTTAAGCTTGTTTTGCACCAATTGAGGAGCGCTGAAACCAATGTTGAATTGCTTTGAATATAAATTTAAACCAAAGCCAAAATCAGGTAGTAAAACCGATTGCAAACTTCCATCCAAAGCAACATCGGCATCGTCGTGCAAATTAATTTTTGAACCATCTACTGTAAATTGTAACAAGCCGGCAGATAATCCCATACCCAATTTTATCTGTTCATTAATCTTTAAGTGGTAAGTATAGCTTCCATAAATACCTGTGCGGCGTGTTGGACCAGTGATGTCGGTAAACAAATAACCTCCTACTCCTACTTTTCGTGATTTTAACGGACCATCAACACTTAAAATATAGGTTCTTGGAGCATCGGTAATTCCCTTCCATTGATAACGGTTATTGCTTTTGGCTTCAAAAAAATCGTTCTTCCCTCCAGAACCCGGATTCAATAAAAATTCATTCATCATGTACTGCGTATAAAGCGGCATTTGTTGTGCTCGCAACTCGAGTAGAGCGCACATGATAACTACTAGTAGTATAGAAAATTTTTTCATCGTTTTAACGCATTATAGTTATTGGGCCTGTTAAATTTTCAGGATTCGCTTCATCGTGTAAATTAATTACATAATAATAGGTGCCTACCGGTAAATCCTTGCCTTTGTATTTACCATCCCATTTTTCAGTATATCCGGGCGAACTGAATAATTTTTCACCCCACCGGTTATACACTTCTACTTCACAGTTCTTGTATGCTTCTATACCATCTATTTCCCACACATCATTTTTACCGTCACCATTGGGAGTAATACCATTGTTCACTAAAATAGTTGGCAAAACATTGATTGTTATTGAGTCGGAGTTGAAACAGCCATTTGGATTAGTTACTTTAACTACATAGGTTGTGGTAACTTTAGGAGTTGCTATAGGTGTTGCTGAAGTTGAATCGATTAACTCGATGATTGGAGACCAGATATAAGTGGCTCCCGTTGCACCTCCTGTAGCATTGAGTTGCACAGGTGTTCCAACAATAACGGTTTGATCGGGTCCTAAATCAACATCCGGCAAAGCGTTCACATAAATAGATACTATATCAGAATCTGAACACAGACCATTATAGGCTACCAACAAATAATCGTTTACACCAACAACCGGATTTACCACTACAGCAGCAGTATTATCAAGCAAAGTAAGGGATGGATACTTAAACCATTTGTAGGTAGTTCCGCCATTACCAACCAATGTAATTGAATTGGTAAAACACAAAGTATCATCAGGTCCTGCGCTTGCTTGAACAACAATCAAAGAATTTACGGTATCTGTATACAAATAATTACATCCATTGGCATCAGTAATAGATACATGGTAGGTTCCCGGAATTACTCCATTAAGGTCTTCTGTAGTGGAAGCATTTATATCATCCCATAAGAAACTATAAGGTGGAACACCTCCGGATGGAGTTAAGTCTATTGATCCATCGGCTGTATTGCTACATTGTGCGCTGATTGTAGTTGAGGTCGCGGATATTTGCAAAGGTGTATTAATAATCAAAGTAGGAGAAATTGTATCACAACCGTTAGCGTCGTTTATTGTGACAAATAAATTTCCATTAGGAATATTTGAAATGGTAGCTGTTGTATCGCCTGTGCTCCATAAGTAGGAATAAGGAATAGTTCCTCCTGAAGGTATTACACTTATAGAACCAGTACTGTCGCCAAAACAAAGCACATTGTTTATTTGCGACAAACTAAGGACAATAGGACTTGGTTCGCTAATAGCAATTTGCTGAAATCCTTTACATCCTAAATTATCGGTTGCTTCAACAATATAATTTCCTGCACATAAGTTAGTAAGCGTAGGAGTAGTTTGATTACCTGGTGTCCATGAATAGGTATAACCCGGGTTAACCCCACTTGCAATTGCTGTAATTGTTCCATTGCATGAATTGGCACATGTTGAATTAGAAGCGGTGTAAGTGATAGCCGGACCGGTGTTATTAGCTAAAGTAGTAGTATCAATTTGTGCACATCCATTAGCATCCGTAACAGTAGCCACATAAATTCCAGGGCATAAATTTGAAATGATAGCATTTGCAGGATTTGCAGGTGACCAAGCATAAGTATAGGGCAATTGACCACCAGTAACAGCAAGCGCTAATGTTCCATTGCATTGCCCACAATCCGGATTGGTTTTAGTAAAGGAAACTGAAACAGTTATAGCTGCACTAATGGTTACGCTACCAGTTGTAACACATCCATTTGTATCTTTTACTTGATAATTATATGAACCAGCACACAATCCTGTTAAGGAAGTACTTGTAGAACCATTGTGCAACCAGAAATAAGTGTAAGGTCCATTACCAGATAACACCGAAATAGTTGCAGTTCCGTTACAGCTGCCGGCACAAGTTTCATCTGTTTTAGAAATCGAAACAAGAGGACCGGTAGAATTGCTAATACTTACATTTTTATTCTGAAAACAGCCAGCAACATCCGTCACTGAAACCATGTAAACTCCAGCGCATAAACTATCAGCAAAAAGTCCAACATCTCCATTGCTCCATAAAACAGAATTTGGCAAAACACCTCCTGAAGGGATAATGGTTGCACTACCATTGCAAGCACCACAACTTGCATCAACTGTATTACTGATACTAAATAATATTGGTGGTGGCTCTGCTATATTTACAGTGTTAATGGTTTTGCATCCGGCATTATCAGTAACTGTAACATTGTATTGCCCTGCACACAACCCGGATATGGCTGCAGTAATTTGTCCCCCAGGAGACCAACTATAAGTAAAAGGGGAGTTTGCGCCACTTGCAATTGCTGTTGCTGTTCCATCGCAAGTACTATTACAATGTGCGTCGGTAAAACTGGTCGTTACACCTGGTCCGTTTGAATTATTAACTGTAAATTGTTGCGTATAGGTACACTGGCCGGCATCTGTCATATGTAAAGTGTAAATGCCAGCAGCTAAATTGGAAATGGTAGCAGTAGAAGCTCCACCGGGAACCCATGAATAAGTATATCCGCCTGCACCACCGCTTGGATTAACGGTTATGGAGCCATTTGATAGTCCACAACTAGGTTGAATAATACTTGAATTGTAATTAATGATTGTTGCTGCATTGATAGTTACCGATGAAGAAAAAGTACATCCTAGTGAGTCAGTAACTGAATAGTCATAGGTTCCAGCGCATAGTCCGGTTAAGGAAGCAGTTGTTTGTCCTCCTTGCAACCATAAATAGCTATAGGGTGGAGTACCGCTTGTTACTATTAAATTCGTAGTACCATCGCATAAA from Bacteroidota bacterium carries:
- a CDS encoding type IX secretion system membrane protein PorP/SprF: MKKFSILLVVIMCALLELRAQQMPLYTQYMMNEFLLNPGSGGKNDFFEAKSNNRYQWKGITDAPRTYILSVDGPLKSRKVGVGGYLFTDITGPTRRTGIYGSYTYHLKINEQIKLGMGLSAGLLQFTVDGSKINLHDDADVALDGSLQSVLLPDFGFGLNLYSKQFNIGFSAPQLVQNKLNLYSSTSSIGSKLEDHYFINGAYRYRPNNDFTIEPSVLVKVLKPVPTQIDAGLKVSYRDLIWLGGAYRSLDAYSAMIGLCIKKHITFAYAHDFTFSNLKNYSSGTHEILVGLKFIKSTEAKVPSIE